Proteins co-encoded in one Papaver somniferum cultivar HN1 chromosome 5, ASM357369v1, whole genome shotgun sequence genomic window:
- the LOC113279961 gene encoding uncharacterized protein LOC113279961 codes for MDLKILSWNLRGLGQDEKIIAVRNEIRRNNVTICSIQKSKKEIVDDSLIRSLWGNIGCNYLHVPSAGASGGIIVMWNDGVVHMEDFLIGDFSLTIKFRNLSDNFEWFFTSVYGAFDYNDYSQYWQELNDIRILFNYPWVLGGDFNATLSHLNRNCIGGCSISRNFFTSFVSRHEVIDLPLSGGKFTWTNSQKPPILVRLDRFLVSDDGSPVALLLFSQD; via the coding sequence ATGGACCTTAAAATTCTAAGCTGGAACTTAAGGGGTTTAGGACAAGATGAAAAAATTATTGCAGTTAGGAATGAAATTAGGAGAAACAATGTCACCATTTGctcaattcaaaaatcaaaaaaagaaattGTTGATGATTCCTTAATTAGATCTCTTTGGGGAAACATTGGTTGCAATTATCTTCATGTTCCTTCTGCAGGTGCTTCTGGAGGAATTATTGTAATGTGGAATGATGGGGTAGTGCATATGGAAGATTTTCTAATTGGGGATTTCTCTTTAACAATCAAATTCAGGAATCTTTCAGATAATTTTGAATGGTTTTTTACTTCAGTCTATGGTGCATTTGACTATAATGATTATAGCCAATATTGGCAGGAGTTGAATGATATTAGGATTTTATTCAATTATCCTTGGGTGTTGGGTGGAGATTTTAATGCCACTTTGTCTCATCTAAATAGAAATTGTATAGGAGGTTGTTCTATCAGTAGAAATTTCTTCACCAGTTTTGTAAGTAGGCATGAAGTGATTGACTTACCATTATCTGGGGGCAAATTCACTTGGACCAATTCACAGAAACCACCTATTCTAGTTAGACTAGATAGATTCCTTGTTTCAGATGATGGTTCTCCCGTTGCCCTTCTCCTCTTCAGTCAAGATTAA
- the LOC113283436 gene encoding probable xyloglucan glycosyltransferase 12, with the protein MAPSFDWWSNDSNKGTPVVVKMENPNWSMLEIEPTSDDDMLPGEQNHHHHRRRTGDKKGRGKNAKQLTWVLLLKAHKAAGCLTSLASATFNFVGAIQRRVASGRTDSDSSNEIGGGGIIENQAVRRRFYFFIKVFLWLSVVLLGFEIAAYFKGWHLGSPQLQLEYLMESGSYGVKGLFDSIYSGWVFVRVQYLAPPLQFLANFCIVLFLIQSLDRLILCLGCFWIKIKRIKPVPRQTTRIEDVESGDNTYFPMVLIQIPMCNEKEVYQQSIRAVCNIDWPKEKMLIQVLDDSDDTATQVLIKEEVYKWQHQGANIIYRHRVLRDGYKAGNLKSAMNCSYVKNYEFVTIFDADFQPTPDFLKLTVPHFQDNDEIGLVQARWSFVNKDENLLTRLQNINLAFHFEVEQQVNGHFLNFFGFNGTAGVWRIKALEDVGGWMERTTVEDMDIAVRAHLHGWKFIFLNDVECQCEIPESYEAYRKQQHRWHSGPMQLFRLCFPDIIKAKISFWKKSNLIFLFFLLRKLILPFYSFTLFCIILPMTMFIPEAELPSWVVCYIPATMSFLNILPAPKSFPFIVPYLLFENTMSVTKFNAMISGLFQLASAHEWVVTKKSGRSSEGDLLALLEKEAPKQHQQRGNSVPNLDALGKEETRKQEQKDAKKKKHNRIYTKELALAFLLLTAAARSLLSAQGIHFYFLLFQGIAFLLVGLDLIGEQVE; encoded by the exons atggcaCCTTCATTTGATTGGTGGTCAAATGATAGTAATAAAGGAACTCCAGTTGTGGTAAAAATGGAGAACCCTAATTGGTCTATGCTTGAGATAGAACCAACTTCTGATGATGATATGCTACCAGGAGAACAAAATCACCATCATCATCGCCGTCGTACTGGTGATAAAAAAGGAAGAGGAAAAAATGCTAAACAACTAACATGGGTTCTTCTTCTTAAAGCTCATAAAGCTGCTGGATGTTTAACTTCATTAGCTTCCGCTACTTTTAATTTTGTCGGTGCGATTCAACGCCGGGTTGCTTCAGGTAGAACTGATTCAGATTCGTCTAATGAGATCGGAGGCGGTGGTATCATTGAGAACCAAGCtgtgagaagaaggttttatttcttcatcaaagtctTCTTATGGTTATCAGTAGTATTATTAGGGTTTGAGATTGCTGCTTATTTTAAAGGATGGCATTTGGGTTCACCTCAATTACAGTTGGAATATCTCATGGAAAGTGGTTCTTATGGAGTTAAAGGACTGTTTGATTCAATTTATTCTGGATGGGTTTTTGTTAGAGTTCAATATCTTGCTCCACCTCTTCAATTCTTAGCCAATTTCTGTATAGTATTGTTTCTTATACAGAGTTTAGATCGATTGATTCTCTGTTTGGGTTGTTTCTGGATCAAAATTAAGAGGATCAAACCTGTTCCTAGACAAACAACTAGGATTGAAGATGTTGAATCAGGTGATAACACTTACTTCCCAATGGTTCTCATTCAGATCCCTATGTGCAATGAAAAggag GTTTATCAGCAATCTATTAGGGCTGTCTGCAATATAGATTGGCCCAAGGAGAAAATGCTTATTCAAGTTTTGGATGATTCTGATGACACTGCAACCCAAGTGCTGATCAAAGAGGAAGTTTACAAATGGCAGCACCAGGGTGCAAACATCATTTACAGGCATCGGGTTCTTAGAGATGGATATAAGGCTGGAAATCTCAAGTCTGCTATGAATTGCAGCTATGTCAAGAATTATGAATTTGTCACCATCTTTGATGCTGATTTTCAGCCAACCCCAGATTTTCTGAAGTTGACTGTCCCACATTTTCAG GAtaatgatgaaattggattggtTCAGGCAAGGTGGTCATTTGTAAACAAAGATGAAAATTTGCTCACTAGATTACAGAACATTAACTTGGCGTTCCATTTTGAAGTGGAACAACAAGTAAATGGGCATTTCTTAAATTTCTTTGGGTTCAATGGAACTGCTGGTGTTTGGAGGATCAAGGCATTGGAAGACGTTGGAGGGTGGATGGAAAGGACCACAGTCGAGGACATGGACATTGCTGTCCGGGCTCATCTCCATGGTTGGAAGTTTATCTTCCTTAACGACGTTGAG TGTCAATGTGAAATACCAGAATCGTATGAAGCTTATAGGAAACAGCAACACCGTTGGCATTCTGGTCCCATGCAGTTGTTTCGCCTCTGCTTCCCTGACATTATTAAAGCCAAG ATAAGCTTTTGGAAGAAATCCAACCTAATTTTCCTCTTCTTTTTACTGAGGAAATTGATTCTCCCCTTCTATTCTTTTACTCTATTCTGCATTATTCTACCAATGACCATGTTCATCCCAGAAGCCGAGCTTCCATCTTGGGTTGTCTGTTACATCCCAGCCACCATGTCATTCCTCAACATCTTGCCAGCACCTAAATCCTTCCCCTTTATAGTCCCATACCTCCTATTCGAGAACACTATGTCAGTAACAAAGTTCAATGCTATGATCTCCGGCCTTTTCCAGCTAGCCAGTGCTCATGAATGGGTGGTCACTAAGAAATCAGGCCGTTCTTCCGAAGGTGATCTTCTTGCTTTGCTTGAGAAAGAAGCACCAAAACAGCATCAACAGCGAGGAAATTCAGTACCCAATCTGGATGCATTGGGTAAAGAGGAAACTCGTAAACAAGAGCAGAAGGATGCTAAGAAAAAGAAGCACAACAGAATATACACCAAGGAGCTTGCTCTTGCCTTCCTTCTTCTAACTGCGGCTGCAAGGAGTTTGCTATCTGCACAGGGTATACATTTCTATTTCCTACTTTTTCAAGGAATAGCATTTTTACTAGTGGGTCTCGATCTAATTGGTGAACAAGTTGAGTGA